The Parambassis ranga chromosome 19, fParRan2.1, whole genome shotgun sequence genome contains a region encoding:
- the slc35g1 gene encoding solute carrier family 35 member G1, which produces MGDCNHCAPERALSIEDDVTVVFHKVDSHDKNSSGGGYERGGRSADGGTAEERIHLRSHASLGYDDENDDDAEKEEARKRENSLEGGEKETLCLPAFCVRGKHASREESAREGTEKPPRCPGLGLFYAFLSTVFFSIISLLVKTIQGIHAIEISAIRCFFQMLFVAPLLIYHKTGFLGPRDKRIYLVLRGFIGSNAMILLFYAVQQMPLADATVIMFSNPVFTSLLAWIFLKEKCTLWDCLFTVFTIAGVILIARPPFLFGERLRGIEGNYASHIKGTIAAFAGAIGAAFTFVVLRKMGKSVHYYLSVWYYAVIGLIECLITVSVLGEWKLPFCGRDRWMLMLIAVLGIAGQTFLTKALQIEKAGPVALMRTVDVVLAFIFQFIFFNRAPTLWSLGGALCIVVSTSGIALRKWYTNSRKS; this is translated from the exons ATGGGCGACTGCAACCACTGCGCACCGGAGCGGGCTTTATCCATAGAGGACGACGTTACGGTGGTGTTTCATAAAGTTGACAGCcatgacaaaaacagcagcggcggcggctaCGAGCGAGGGGGGCGCAGCGCCGACGGAgggacagcagaggagaggattCACCTGCGAAGTCACGCGTCATTGGGTTACGATGAtgagaatgatgatgatgccgAGAAGGAGGAAGCGAGAAAACGCGAAAATTCACTGGAAGGCGGCGAGAAGGAAACGCTGTGCCTGCCGGCGTTTTGCGTCAGAGGCAAGCACGCATCCCGAGAAGAGAGCGCACGTGAAG GTACAGAGAAACCACCGAGATGTCCAGGTCTGGGTTTGTTCTATGCTTTCCTGTCCACAGTGTTCTTCTCCATCATTTCCCTTTTGGTGAAAACTATCCAGGGAATCCACGCCATAGAGATCAGCGCCATACGCTGCTTCTTCCAGATGCTTTTTGTTGCACCTTTACTCATCTACCACAA gacAGGGTTCCTCGGTCCCAGAGATAAACGTATATACCTGGTGCTTCGAGGTTTCATTGGTTCCAATGCCATGATCCTGCTCTTCTATGCAGTTCAGCAGATGCCGCTGGCAGACGCCACAGTCATCATGTTCAG TAATCCAGTCTTTACCTCCCTCCTGGCTTGGATCTTCCTGAAGGAGAAATGTACCCTCTGGGACTGTCTCTTCACTGTTTTCACTATTGCCGGAGTCATCCTCATTGCCCGGCCACCGTTCCTTTTTGGCGAGCGTCTCCGTGGCATCGAGGGCAACTACGCTAGCCACATCAAAGGGACCATTGCTGCCTTTGCAG GAGCAATTGGAGCTGCTTTTACATTTGTTGTTCTTCGCAAGATGGGAAAGAGTGTCCACTACTACCTCTCTGTTTGGTATTACGCTGTCATCGGTTTAATCGAATGCCTCATCACTGTATCCGTCCTTGGGGAATGGAAACTGCCGTTCTGTGGCCGTGATCGCTGGATGCTGATGTTGATTGCTGTCCTGGGCATTGCTGGCCAGACCTTCCTCACAAAGGCCCTGCAGATTGAGAAGGCTGGACCTGTGGCACTGATGAGGACTGTAGATGTGGTGCTGGCGTTCATCTTCCAGTTCATTTTCTTTAACCGTGCACCGACTTTGTGGAGCCTTGGAGGGGCGCTGTGCATAGTGGTGAGCACCAGCGGAATAGCACTTAGAAAGTGGTATACCAACTCTCGCAAGagctga
- the lgi1b gene encoding leucine-rich glioma-inactivated protein 1b: MGYRGRAVRGSKGWMLLVCVVAATLVLSDARRVRQPRCPAGCTCTKDNALCENVRSVPHAFPSDVVSLSFVKSGFNEITGGSFVHTPALQLLLFTANSFDLIDEDAFLGLPHLEYLFIENNRIESISPFAFRGLKALIHLSLAYNNLETLPKDVFKGMDALAKVDLRGNNLICDCKLKWLVEWMHHTNATLDQIYCSGPPIHQGKKINDLMPHSFDCITAEFAAYQSLKFESISVEAFTFGREQYVVFAQPFAGTCSFLEWDHVEMTFRTYDTIESTSTVVCKPMVIDNHLFIIVAQLFGGSHIYKRDISANKFIKIQDIDILKIRKPNDIETFMIDGESFFVIADSSKAGSTTVYKWNGNGFYSHQSLHPWFRDTDVEYLEIANKPHLILSSSSQRPVVYQWNRSQKQFDRRTDIPEMEDVFSIKHFRVKGDLFICLTRFIGDSKVMRWDGAMFKEVQTFPSRGSMVFQPVSIGNWQYAILGSDYSLTQVYQWDSKRGQFVPSQEMNIQAPRAFSLVSIDGRVFLFASSFKGKTQIYEHLMIDLSN; this comes from the exons ATGGGATACCGGGGGAGAGCAGTGAGAGGAAGCAAAGGATGGATGCTCCTGGTTTGTGTCGTTGCTGCCACTTTGGTGTTATCTGACGCACGGAGAGTGAGGCAGCCCAGATGCCCCGCTGGATGCACCTGCACCAAAGATAATGCCCTCTGTGAGAATGTCCGGTCCGTGCCTCACGCGTTCCCGTCCGACGTCGTGTCGCT GTCTTTTGTCAAGTCTGGATTTAATGAAATCACCGGAGGAAGCTTTGTTCATACACCCGCATTGCAACTGCT atTGTTCACAGCAAACTCCTTTGACCTAATTGATGAGGATGCATTCCTTGGTTTGCCACATCTTGAATACCT ATTTATTGAAAACAACAGAATTGAATCGATATCTCCATTTGCATTCCGGGGCCTTAAGGCATTGATACATCT GAGTCTGGCTTACAACAACCTTGAGACGCTGCCCAAAGATGTTTTCAAGGGCATGGATGCTTTGGCCAAAgt GGACCTGCGAGGCAACAACCTGATTTGTGACTGCAAGCTCAAGTGGTTGGTGGAGTGGATGCATCACACCAATGCCACCCTGGATCAGATCTATTGCAGCGGGCCGCCCATTCACCAGGGGAAAAAGATTAATGACCTAATGCCACACTCTTTTGACTGCATCACGGCAG AATTTGCCGCCTATCAGTCGCTGAAGTTTGAGTCCATCTCGGTGGAAGCCTTCACCTTTGGCAGAGAACAGTATGTGGTGTTTGCGCAGCCCTTTGCTGGAACATGCAGCTTCCTGGAATGGGATCATGTTGAAATGACCTTCAGAACTTATGACACCATTGAAA GCACCTCCACAGTTGTCTGCAAGCCCATGGTGATCGACAACCACCTTTTTATCATTGTGGCCCAGTTGTTTGGGGGCTCGCACATTTACAAGCGTGACATCTCCGCCAACAAGTTCATCAAGATCCAGGATATTGACATCCTGAAGATTCGAAAACCCAATGACATTGAGACCTTCATGATCGATGGAGAGTCTTTTTTCGTCATTGCTGACAGCTCTAAG GCTGGCTCCACAACAGTATACAAGTGGAATGGCAATGGCTTCTACTCCCACCAGTCGCTGCACCCGTGGTTCCGGGACACAGATGTGGAATATCTGGAGATTGCCAACAAACCTCACCTGATTTTGTCCAGCAGCTCCCAGAGGCCCGTTGTGTACCAGTGGAACAGAAGCCAGAAACAGTTTGACCGCAGGACAGACATACCAGAAATGGAAGACGTCTTCTCTATCAAACACTTTCGAGTCAAAG GTGATCTGTTTATATGCTTGACAAGATTCATCGGGGACTCCAAGGTGATGCGCTGGGACGGTGCCATGTTCAAAGAGGTCCAGACATTTCCTTCCCGTGGCTCAATGGTGTTCCAGCCTGTCTCCATCGGCAACTGGCAGTATGCCATCTTGGGCAGTGATTACTCACTGACACAGGTCTACCAATGGGATAGCAAGAGGGGCCAGTTTGTCCCATCTCAGGAGATGAATATCCAGGCGCCTCGGGCATTTTCTCTAGTTTCCATTGATGGCCGGGTGTTCCTGTTTGCATCCAGCTTCAAAGGGAAAACTCAGATATATGAGCATCTCATGATTGATCTGAGTAATTAA